In Anaerolineales bacterium, the following proteins share a genomic window:
- the dnaK gene encoding molecular chaperone DnaK has product MSKIIGIDLGTTNSVVSVMEGGSPTVISTAEGGRLAPSVVAFNKNGERLVGQTAKRQAVINPENTIYSIKRFIGRHFGETEAERKMVPYEVVKGPSDDVRVKIPITNREYSPQEISAMVLGKLKSDAEAYLGQPVTQAVITVPAYFNDSQRQATKDAGKIAGLEVMRIINEPTASALAYGLDKKKDETILVFDLGGGTFDVSVLEVGEGVIEVKATNGDTHLGGDDWDQKIVNWAADEFKREQGIDLRNDRPALQRLREAAEKAKIELSTVMETEINLPYITADASGPKHLQLKLSRAKFEQMTEDLLARCRHPFEAALKDAGLSADKLDEVVLVGGSTRMPMVADLVRKLTNKEPNKGVNPDEVVAVGAAIQGGVLGGEVKDILLLDVTPLSLGVETMGSVMTKMIERNTTIPVRKTETYSTAADNQTAVDIHILQGERPMAGDNMSLGRFRLDGIPPAPRGIPQVEVTFDIDANGILNVTAKDKATGKEQKVTITASTNLNKSDIDRMVNEARSHEADDRKRRELIDAKNTADNLVYQTEKALRDLGDKVSGADAQDIHGKIDELKSAAQSDDINRIKQASEKVEQAFHALSQQLYAQGQPQPEASGGPATPPPTDGDVIDGEVKE; this is encoded by the coding sequence ATGAGCAAAATCATTGGCATTGACCTCGGCACGACCAACTCTGTCGTCTCGGTCATGGAAGGCGGTTCGCCGACCGTGATCTCGACCGCAGAGGGCGGGCGGCTCGCACCGTCGGTGGTCGCGTTCAACAAAAACGGCGAGCGACTCGTCGGTCAGACCGCGAAGCGTCAAGCAGTCATCAACCCCGAAAATACAATCTACTCCATCAAGCGTTTTATCGGACGTCACTTTGGCGAGACCGAAGCCGAGCGCAAGATGGTTCCGTATGAAGTCGTGAAGGGACCGTCCGACGATGTGCGCGTGAAGATTCCGATCACGAACCGCGAATATTCCCCGCAGGAAATTTCGGCGATGGTGCTGGGCAAGTTGAAGTCCGATGCCGAAGCGTATCTGGGTCAGCCCGTCACGCAGGCGGTGATCACCGTCCCCGCGTACTTCAATGACAGCCAGCGTCAAGCCACCAAGGACGCGGGCAAGATCGCTGGTCTGGAAGTGATGCGCATCATCAACGAACCGACCGCCTCTGCGCTGGCGTACGGACTCGACAAAAAGAAAGATGAAACGATTCTCGTCTTCGACCTCGGCGGCGGTACGTTCGATGTGTCGGTGCTGGAAGTGGGCGAAGGCGTGATCGAAGTGAAAGCCACGAACGGCGACACGCACCTCGGCGGCGACGATTGGGATCAGAAGATCGTCAACTGGGCGGCGGATGAATTCAAGAGAGAGCAGGGCATTGACCTGCGGAACGACCGCCCCGCGTTGCAACGTCTGCGCGAAGCCGCGGAGAAGGCGAAGATCGAACTCTCGACCGTGATGGAAACGGAGATTAACCTGCCGTATATCACCGCGGACGCTTCGGGACCGAAACACTTGCAGTTGAAACTCTCGCGCGCCAAGTTCGAGCAAATGACCGAAGACCTGCTTGCGCGTTGTCGTCATCCGTTCGAAGCCGCGTTGAAAGACGCGGGCTTGAGCGCCGATAAATTGGATGAAGTCGTTTTGGTCGGCGGCTCGACTCGTATGCCGATGGTCGCAGACCTGGTCCGCAAGTTGACGAACAAAGAACCGAACAAAGGCGTGAACCCCGATGAAGTAGTCGCGGTCGGCGCGGCGATTCAAGGCGGCGTGCTCGGCGGCGAAGTGAAAGATATTTTGTTGCTGGACGTCACTCCGCTTTCGCTGGGCGTCGAAACGATGGGCAGTGTGATGACCAAGATGATCGAACGCAACACGACCATCCCTGTCCGCAAGACGGAAACCTACTCGACGGCGGCAGATAATCAAACCGCGGTGGACATCCACATCCTGCAAGGCGAACGTCCGATGGCTGGCGATAACATGTCGCTGGGGCGGTTCCGACTCGACGGCATCCCGCCTGCGCCGCGCGGCATCCCACAAGTGGAAGTGACGTTCGATATCGATGCGAACGGCATCCTCAACGTGACCGCGAAAGATAAAGCCACAGGCAAGGAACAGAAAGTGACGATCACCGCTTCGACCAACTTGAACAAGAGCGACATTGACCGCATGGTCAACGAAGCCCGTTCGCACGAAGCGGACGACCGCAAGCGCCGCGAGTTGATCGACGCCAAGAACACCGCAGACAACCTCGTGTACCAAACCGAGAAAGCTCTGCGCGACCTCGGCGATAAAGTCTCAGGCGCGGATGCGCAGGATATTCATGGCAAAATTGACGAACTCAAATCTGCCGCGCAAAGCGACGATATCAACCGCATCAAACAGGCGTCTGAAAAAGTGGAGCAAGCCTTCCACGCGCTGAGCCAGCAGTTGTACGCGCAAGGTCAGCCGCAACCCGAAGCGAGCGGCGGACCCGCAACTCCTCCGCCCACTGATGGTGATGTGATCGACGGCGAAGTGAAAGAATAA
- a CDS encoding C39 family peptidase: MQKRFNRKRLVLILLFVGVGIFFLPPVYSRAMPRIEVWISNIKYLINPPGESIFLPQQQSQVDIVVTQLMQTLAATQTLQPTSTPTLGPTLTPTLTPTPLPATVSWTDFRFEHQFNRWNYCGPANLSMALNFWGWEGDRDDVARVVKPGDGDPKKDFIQQGFADKNVMLYELVDFVNEQTKYRALSRYGGDIELIKRLLAAGFPVVVEKGYYERDYSGKIDWLGHYLFTTGYDDVRGGFIVQDTNLKDKAGNPTGKNLLSEYASYQEGWRAFNYLFMVVYPADQESEVLQLLGPWADKTWASQHALELADKEISELKGNDLFFAWFSKGTSHVALNQYVDAAVAFDQAFSIYANWDTAEQNRPFRMMWYQTGPYFAYYYSGRYLDVISLADITLKDKSTLEESLLWRGRAYYMIGDTQSAIDDYRAALKVHVKWAPAIQALQDLGIQP, encoded by the coding sequence ATGCAAAAACGCTTCAATAGAAAACGGCTCGTTCTGATCCTCCTTTTCGTTGGCGTTGGAATATTTTTCCTCCCGCCCGTCTACTCACGCGCCATGCCGCGCATAGAGGTTTGGATCTCCAACATCAAATACCTCATCAATCCGCCCGGTGAAAGCATATTTCTGCCACAGCAGCAATCTCAGGTGGATATTGTCGTCACACAGTTAATGCAGACTCTCGCTGCGACGCAAACCCTCCAGCCGACATCGACACCAACGCTAGGTCCGACATTGACACCCACTCTCACACCGACGCCTCTGCCTGCTACAGTTTCATGGACAGATTTCCGCTTCGAGCATCAGTTTAATCGTTGGAATTATTGCGGACCTGCCAATTTGAGCATGGCTCTAAACTTTTGGGGGTGGGAGGGTGATCGTGATGATGTGGCGCGTGTCGTAAAGCCCGGAGATGGCGATCCTAAAAAAGATTTCATTCAACAAGGCTTCGCTGATAAAAACGTGATGCTTTATGAACTAGTTGATTTTGTGAATGAGCAGACGAAATATCGAGCTCTATCTCGTTATGGCGGAGATATTGAACTTATTAAACGTCTGCTCGCTGCAGGTTTTCCAGTTGTTGTGGAAAAAGGTTATTATGAACGTGATTACTCTGGCAAAATTGATTGGTTGGGTCATTACCTTTTTACCACAGGTTATGATGATGTAAGGGGCGGTTTCATTGTGCAAGATACCAATTTGAAAGATAAAGCAGGCAATCCAACAGGTAAAAATCTTCTCAGTGAATATGCAAGCTATCAAGAGGGCTGGCGAGCCTTCAATTATCTCTTTATGGTTGTTTACCCGGCTGATCAAGAATCAGAAGTATTACAATTACTCGGGCCTTGGGCAGATAAAACTTGGGCTTCACAACATGCGCTTGAACTTGCCGATAAGGAAATTAGTGAATTAAAAGGTAATGATCTTTTCTTTGCATGGTTTAGCAAGGGAACAAGTCACGTTGCATTAAACCAATACGTAGATGCTGCAGTGGCCTTTGATCAGGCATTTTCGATTTATGCTAACTGGGATACTGCCGAGCAAAATCGTCCTTTCCGAATGATGTGGTATCAAACGGGACCTTACTTTGCTTACTATTATTCAGGTCGTTATTTAGATGTCATAAGCCTTGCAGATATAACATTGAAAGATAAATCAACATTGGAAGAGTCTCTTCTTTGGAGAGGAAGAGCCTATTACATGATCGGGGATACGCAATCCGCCATAGACGATTATCGAGCAGCTTTAAAAGTCCATGTAAAATGGGCTCCTGCGATACAGGCTCTACAAGATTTAGGAATTCAGCCTTAG
- a CDS encoding exonuclease SbcCD subunit D yields the protein MKLLHFADAHIDMANYGRHDPETGLPLRVLDFLKSLDTIVDAAIAQRVDLVIFAGDAYKDRAPAPTFQREWGKRIVRLSQAKIPTLLLVGNHDLSPAAGRAHAIQEFDTLQVPFIKVLDKPQFLRPSDLWETPAQVIAMPWITRSGLMANLGMSGTDTAEIFSNLETRISGIVEEYINEADKTLPLILTAHASVEGATFGMERMVMLGSDLVLPTSLVKDPRLDYVAMGHIHKPQDVNEGNHPPVIYPGSIERIDFGEAKDDKFYIIAEVERGRSKVEWKRIEGTRRFVEGKAVLTSDENVTAFLKSKLPKDLSDAIVRLTVEYPREWDALIDESELRKFAADAFEFHLVKKPKVEARVRIPEGQVVSSMSPLDLLGQYFDSAKVNDKDGLQKLAQEIISEESPSP from the coding sequence ATGAAACTACTTCATTTCGCCGACGCCCACATAGACATGGCAAACTACGGACGCCACGACCCCGAAACGGGATTGCCACTGCGTGTGCTGGATTTCCTCAAGTCGTTGGATACCATCGTGGATGCGGCGATCGCGCAACGGGTGGACCTGGTCATCTTTGCGGGAGACGCGTACAAAGACCGCGCGCCCGCGCCGACCTTCCAGCGCGAGTGGGGCAAACGCATCGTCCGGCTATCGCAAGCGAAAATCCCAACTTTACTTTTAGTGGGCAACCACGATCTTTCTCCCGCCGCTGGACGCGCTCACGCCATTCAAGAATTCGATACGTTACAAGTGCCGTTCATCAAAGTGTTGGATAAGCCGCAATTCCTGAGACCAAGCGACCTGTGGGAGACGCCCGCGCAAGTCATTGCCATGCCGTGGATCACACGCTCGGGCTTGATGGCGAATCTCGGCATGAGCGGGACTGACACAGCCGAAATCTTCTCGAACCTCGAGACTCGCATCTCCGGCATCGTGGAAGAATATATTAATGAAGCGGATAAAACTCTGCCGTTGATTCTCACCGCGCACGCCTCCGTCGAAGGCGCGACGTTCGGCATGGAACGGATGGTGATGCTGGGAAGCGACCTCGTCCTGCCGACTTCGCTCGTGAAAGACCCGCGGCTCGATTACGTTGCGATGGGTCACATCCACAAGCCGCAGGATGTGAACGAGGGGAATCATCCGCCCGTCATTTATCCCGGCTCCATCGAGCGGATTGACTTCGGCGAGGCGAAGGACGACAAGTTCTACATCATCGCCGAAGTGGAGCGCGGAAGGTCGAAGGTAGAGTGGAAAAGAATCGAAGGGACGCGTCGGTTCGTCGAAGGCAAGGCAGTCCTAACGTCGGATGAGAACGTGACCGCGTTTTTGAAATCCAAATTGCCGAAGGATCTATCCGACGCGATTGTCCGCTTGACGGTGGAATATCCAAGAGAGTGGGACGCGTTGATCGACGAATCGGAGTTGCGAAAATTTGCGGCGGACGCGTTCGAGTTTCATCTGGTAAAGAAACCAAAAGTGGAAGCCCGCGTTCGTATTCCTGAAGGACAAGTCGTTAGCAGTATGAGCCCGCTCGACTTGCTCGGACAATATTTTGATTCGGCGAAGGTGAACGACAAGGACGGACTGCAAAAACTCGCGCAAGAAATTATTTCGGAAGAATCCCCCTCTCCCTGA
- a CDS encoding MFS transporter — protein sequence MSQQNPNYRWFVVVIFFFFILLHQTDKLMIGSLQVQISETFGLDDFKWGLVNSGALAVATVLYPLWGYLYDRYARDKLLALASFIWGATTWLNAIVRTYTGFLITRASTGIDDSSYPGIYTLIADYFGPDLRGKVLGALQVAQPLGFLMGLILGQMVAPLIGGWRSVFYITGGLGIVIALFIYFGVKEMPRGKAEPEFENMPEMTTFRFSWAEAKQIFKKRTMWFIFLQGFAGVFPWQVITFFFFGYLETERGYDSNAIIATMAPVILILAVGYFVGGMLGDFFFKRTKKGRILVSCVGVLLGAIFLYFAITTPLDEPNRFFLLMCLTAVFMPLPAANVVATVYDVTVPEVRSTAQAIEYFIENSGAVAAPALTGAFIVATGDRAFVIMAVCVAAWLLCFVFYLGALFTIEHDTSQLRNQLAERAKTM from the coding sequence ATGTCGCAACAGAATCCCAACTATCGCTGGTTCGTGGTCGTCATCTTTTTCTTTTTCATCTTGTTGCACCAGACCGATAAATTGATGATCGGCTCGCTGCAAGTGCAGATCAGCGAAACGTTCGGACTGGACGATTTCAAGTGGGGGCTGGTGAACTCCGGCGCGCTGGCGGTGGCGACGGTTCTGTATCCGCTGTGGGGTTATTTATACGACCGTTACGCGCGCGACAAATTGCTCGCGCTGGCTTCGTTCATTTGGGGCGCGACAACGTGGCTCAACGCGATCGTTCGCACCTACACGGGATTTTTGATCACGCGCGCCTCGACCGGCATTGACGATTCATCCTACCCGGGCATTTACACGCTGATTGCCGATTATTTCGGTCCGGACTTGCGCGGGAAAGTGTTGGGCGCTTTACAAGTGGCTCAGCCGCTTGGGTTTTTGATGGGCTTGATCCTCGGGCAGATGGTCGCGCCGCTGATCGGCGGTTGGCGTTCGGTGTTTTACATCACCGGCGGCTTGGGGATCGTGATCGCGCTCTTCATTTATTTCGGCGTCAAAGAAATGCCGCGCGGCAAAGCCGAACCCGAATTCGAGAACATGCCCGAGATGACGACCTTCCGTTTTTCGTGGGCGGAGGCGAAACAGATCTTCAAGAAGCGCACGATGTGGTTTATCTTTTTGCAGGGCTTCGCGGGCGTATTCCCGTGGCAGGTGATCACGTTCTTTTTCTTCGGTTATCTCGAAACCGAACGCGGCTACGACTCGAACGCGATCATCGCCACGATGGCGCCGGTCATTTTGATTCTGGCGGTGGGATACTTCGTGGGCGGCATGCTCGGCGATTTCTTTTTCAAGCGGACGAAAAAGGGACGCATCCTTGTCTCGTGTGTGGGCGTTTTGCTCGGGGCGATCTTTCTCTACTTTGCCATCACCACGCCATTGGATGAACCGAACCGCTTCTTTCTCCTCATGTGCCTGACTGCCGTCTTTATGCCGCTTCCCGCCGCGAACGTGGTCGCCACCGTCTACGATGTGACGGTTCCCGAAGTCCGTTCGACGGCGCAGGCGATCGAATATTTCATCGAGAACAGCGGCGCAGTCGCCGCGCCCGCGCTGACCGGCGCGTTCATCGTCGCCACCGGCGACCGGGCGTTCGTCATCATGGCGGTCTGTGTCGCCGCGTGGTTGTTGTGTTTCGTGTTCTACCTCGGCGCGTTGTTCACGATTGAGCACGATACCAGCCAGTTGAGAAATCAACTGGCGGAGCGCGCCAAGACGATGTGA
- a CDS encoding YebC/PmpR family DNA-binding transcriptional regulator — MSGHSKWSTIKRKKGAADAKRGAIFTRLAREIVIAAREGGSDVDSNFRLRLAVDKARAENMPKDNIERAIKRGAGEDKDSAAFESIMYEGYAPHGVAVMVEAVTDNRNRTVSDLRHAFSKAGGNMAELGAVAWQFERIAYFSFPTSMMNFDKAFELGIEAGANDVVEDDGTIEITAPVESFKVIADALHKANVKPDEAGLRMSPKQEMELSAEDAAQVLRALESIEDLDDVQNVYSNLKVSDEALAALEAA, encoded by the coding sequence ATGTCCGGTCATTCCAAGTGGTCCACCATCAAACGCAAAAAAGGCGCGGCAGACGCCAAGCGCGGCGCGATCTTCACGCGGCTGGCGCGCGAGATCGTCATTGCGGCGCGCGAAGGCGGGAGCGATGTTGATTCCAATTTCCGCCTCAGGCTCGCAGTGGATAAAGCCCGCGCCGAAAACATGCCCAAAGATAACATCGAACGCGCCATCAAACGGGGCGCAGGCGAAGACAAAGACAGCGCGGCGTTCGAATCGATCATGTATGAAGGCTATGCCCCGCACGGCGTCGCGGTCATGGTCGAAGCCGTCACCGATAATCGCAACCGCACCGTCTCCGATCTGCGTCACGCGTTCAGCAAAGCGGGCGGCAACATGGCGGAACTCGGCGCGGTCGCCTGGCAGTTCGAACGCATCGCGTATTTTTCGTTTCCGACCAGCATGATGAATTTCGACAAAGCGTTTGAACTCGGCATCGAAGCGGGCGCGAACGATGTCGTTGAAGACGACGGCACGATCGAGATCACCGCGCCCGTCGAATCGTTCAAGGTCATTGCCGACGCGTTGCACAAGGCGAACGTCAAGCCCGACGAAGCGGGTCTGCGAATGTCGCCCAAACAGGAAATGGAACTCAGCGCCGAAGACGCCGCGCAAGTCCTGCGCGCCCTCGAATCCATCGAAGACCTCGACGACGTGCAAAACGTCTACTCGAATCTCAAAGTTTCGGATGAGGCGCTCGCCGCGCTCGAAGCCGCGTAA
- the ruvC gene encoding crossover junction endodeoxyribonuclease RuvC, whose protein sequence is MTLALGIDPGTATTGYGLVRLMPDRELVAVSFGIISTPKDATPSARLEMLYNDLRKLLKKFKPDTAAVEKLFFSRNVTTAIAVGQARGVVMLSLQQAEIEVFEYTPNEVKQAVAGYGSADKKQVQEMVRALLQLDSIPKPDDAADALAIAITHLNTKRY, encoded by the coding sequence ATGACTCTCGCCCTCGGAATTGACCCCGGCACCGCCACCACTGGATACGGACTCGTGCGCCTCATGCCCGACAGGGAACTGGTCGCAGTTTCCTTCGGCATCATCTCCACCCCAAAAGACGCAACCCCGTCCGCGCGCTTGGAGATGTTATACAACGACCTGCGAAAACTCCTCAAAAAATTCAAGCCCGATACCGCCGCTGTTGAAAAACTATTTTTCTCACGCAATGTGACCACCGCCATCGCAGTGGGGCAGGCGCGCGGCGTTGTCATGCTGTCTCTGCAACAAGCGGAGATCGAAGTCTTTGAATACACTCCCAACGAAGTCAAACAAGCGGTGGCGGGCTACGGTTCTGCCGACAAAAAACAAGTGCAAGAAATGGTACGCGCCCTCCTCCAACTCGACTCCATCCCCAAACCCGACGACGCCGCCGACGCGCTGGCAATCGCCATCACGCATTTGAATACGAAACGTTACTAA
- the ruvA gene encoding Holliday junction branch migration protein RuvA, producing MISTLRGEIAQIEETSLIVEVGGVGLRVFVPTPLRTRAKTGEAAYLFTHLVVREDSLTLYGFESQADRDLFNMLLGVDGVGPKVALSVLSSMTLDAIQRAIFAEEAEMLSRVPGVGKKTAQKIALHLKDKLKPLDGLKQVALMSDADSQVLAALTELGYSVVEAQSAIQSIPKDASKDAEERLRIALQYFQ from the coding sequence ATGATCTCAACCCTCCGCGGAGAAATCGCACAAATTGAAGAGACCTCCCTCATCGTCGAAGTGGGCGGCGTGGGGTTGCGCGTCTTCGTCCCAACCCCCTTGCGGACGCGCGCCAAAACGGGCGAAGCCGCGTACTTGTTCACGCACCTCGTCGTCCGCGAGGACTCGCTCACGCTCTACGGATTCGAATCCCAAGCCGACCGAGATTTGTTCAACATGCTCCTCGGTGTGGACGGAGTCGGTCCCAAAGTTGCATTGTCCGTTTTGTCCTCGATGACGCTCGACGCCATCCAGCGCGCCATCTTTGCCGAAGAAGCCGAGATGTTGAGTCGCGTACCCGGAGTGGGCAAAAAGACCGCGCAGAAGATCGCTCTTCACCTCAAAGACAAGTTGAAACCGCTCGATGGCTTGAAGCAGGTTGCCCTGATGTCCGACGCGGATTCGCAAGTCCTCGCGGCGCTGACCGAGTTGGGCTACTCCGTCGTCGAGGCACAGTCCGCCATCCAGTCCATCCCCAAAGACGCGTCGAAAGATGCGGAGGAACGTCTCCGCATTGCGTTGCAGTATTTTCAATGA
- a CDS encoding class I SAM-dependent methyltransferase gives MFTFLESSNWKDYALLDSGDGLKLERFGKYVFVRPESQAMWKRSLDAEWKKADAVFISTGEESGGHWDFKKKVDEHWTMRYPLPRFVYGADEHSASAQRELKFIAMTTPGRHLGVFPEVASHWDWFNELISRRVHRENQEINVLNLFGYTGLATLAAASAGAKVTHVDASKKSVSWARENQELSGLGNKSIRWIVDDALKFVQREGRRGVKYDGIILDPPKFGRGPKGEVWEVYKSLPDLLEACRACLSENPLFVVTTIYAVRASAIHVAQAMDDMMKGFGGKVESGELVTREQSARRLLSQAVYARWMTN, from the coding sequence TTGTTCACATTCCTTGAATCATCAAATTGGAAAGACTACGCCCTGCTCGACAGCGGCGACGGATTAAAACTTGAACGATTCGGCAAGTATGTTTTCGTCCGTCCCGAGTCGCAGGCGATGTGGAAGCGTTCGCTCGATGCGGAGTGGAAGAAAGCCGACGCGGTTTTTATTTCCACGGGCGAGGAAAGCGGCGGGCATTGGGATTTCAAGAAGAAAGTGGATGAGCATTGGACGATGCGTTATCCACTCCCCCGCTTCGTCTACGGCGCTGACGAGCACAGCGCCTCCGCTCAGCGCGAATTAAAATTTATAGCAATGACGACTCCTGGTCGTCATCTGGGAGTTTTCCCTGAAGTCGCTTCGCATTGGGATTGGTTTAATGAATTAATTAGCCGCAGAGTCCACAGAGAAAACCAAGAGATTAATGTTTTAAATTTGTTCGGCTACACAGGCTTGGCGACGCTTGCCGCCGCGTCGGCTGGCGCGAAGGTGACGCACGTGGACGCGTCGAAAAAGTCCGTGAGTTGGGCGCGTGAAAATCAGGAGTTGTCTGGCTTAGGCAATAAGTCCATCCGTTGGATCGTGGACGACGCGTTGAAGTTCGTCCAACGCGAGGGACGGCGCGGTGTGAAATACGACGGCATCATCCTCGACCCGCCGAAGTTTGGGCGTGGACCGAAAGGCGAGGTGTGGGAAGTGTATAAATCCCTGCCAGATCTTTTAGAAGCATGCCGCGCGTGTTTGAGCGAGAATCCGCTGTTCGTTGTCACAACGATTTACGCGGTGCGTGCGTCGGCGATCCACGTTGCACAAGCCATGGACGATATGATGAAAGGTTTTGGGGGGAAAGTGGAAAGTGGAGAGTTGGTCACCCGCGAGCAAAGCGCGAGACGGTTACTATCGCAGGCGGTGTATGCGAGGTGGATGACTAACTAA
- the mraZ gene encoding division/cell wall cluster transcriptional repressor MraZ, with product MFLGQFQHNLDDKGRLMVPARYRDFLATGAYITQGFDKCLMVMTDAYFKEVYVSINSMNLADASARMLRRLILSNAYPVEVDKVGRILVPQNLREFLGIASGELTVAGQGEYFEVWTPADWKTQMDKLQDVEANQQRFSTLNLSKTVSS from the coding sequence ATGTTCTTAGGTCAGTTCCAGCACAACCTCGATGATAAAGGGCGCCTGATGGTTCCGGCGCGCTATCGCGACTTTCTGGCGACTGGCGCCTACATCACGCAGGGATTCGACAAATGCCTGATGGTGATGACCGATGCCTACTTCAAAGAAGTATATGTAAGCATCAACAGCATGAACCTGGCAGACGCCTCTGCCCGCATGTTGCGCCGACTCATCCTCTCGAACGCCTACCCCGTCGAAGTGGACAAGGTTGGGCGCATCCTCGTGCCGCAAAACCTGCGTGAGTTCCTCGGCATCGCAAGCGGCGAACTCACTGTCGCGGGGCAGGGCGAATACTTCGAAGTGTGGACTCCTGCCGATTGGAAAACGCAGATGGACAAACTGCAGGATGTGGAAGCGAACCAGCAACGCTTCTCCACGCTTAATCTTTCAAAAACGGTTTCATCGTAG
- the rsmH gene encoding 16S rRNA (cytosine(1402)-N(4))-methyltransferase RsmH, with product MTPHKPVLYKEIIHALQPHRAERYVDGTLGAGGHARGILEASAPDGRLLGLDVDPQALAIARETLAPYEHRIHLAQASYTTLSSQLQDLKWDSVDGIVLDLGASSMQFDTPERGFSFQHDAPLDMRFGPHALQTAADIVNTYSETELADLLYEYGEERDSRKIARAIVNARPLHTTGQLVAVISAVSPRRGDRVHPATRTFQALRIAVNDELASLRKTLPQTVASLHVGGRIAVISFHSLEDRIVKEFFREQSKDLVNPPYEKLYEVERKATIKEVNRKPILPSEEETKDNPRARSAKLRIAEKI from the coding sequence ATGACACCGCACAAACCTGTACTTTACAAAGAGATTATACACGCGTTGCAACCTCATCGCGCAGAGCGCTATGTGGACGGGACTCTCGGCGCGGGCGGACACGCTCGCGGAATTTTGGAGGCGTCTGCGCCAGATGGGCGACTGCTCGGTCTCGACGTAGACCCGCAGGCGTTGGCGATCGCTCGTGAGACCTTGGCTCCTTACGAACATCGCATCCATCTGGCGCAAGCCTCCTACACGACTCTCTCGTCGCAGTTGCAGGATCTCAAATGGGATTCGGTGGATGGCATCGTCCTCGACCTCGGCGCATCCTCGATGCAATTCGACACACCCGAGCGAGGCTTCTCCTTCCAACACGATGCGCCGCTCGACATGCGATTTGGTCCGCACGCGTTGCAAACCGCCGCCGACATCGTCAACACGTATTCGGAAACCGAACTTGCGGATTTACTTTACGAATACGGCGAAGAACGGGACTCGCGCAAGATCGCGCGAGCCATTGTGAACGCAAGACCGCTTCATACGACGGGACAGCTAGTCGCAGTCATCTCAGCCGTTTCCCCCCGCCGCGGCGACCGAGTGCACCCCGCCACACGGACGTTCCAAGCCCTGCGCATCGCGGTCAACGACGAGTTGGCGTCCCTGCGAAAAACGTTGCCGCAGACTGTAGCCAGCCTCCACGTCGGAGGCAGAATCGCAGTGATCTCCTTCCACTCATTGGAAGATCGAATCGTCAAAGAATTTTTTAGAGAACAAAGCAAAGACTTGGTGAATCCGCCTTACGAAAAATTGTACGAAGTGGAACGCAAGGCGACGATCAAAGAGGTAAACCGAAAACCGATATTGCCCTCGGAAGAAGAAACGAAAGACAATCCGAGAGCGCGCAGTGCGAAACTTCGCATTGCCGAAAAAATATGA